The genomic interval TTTCAGCCGGAACTCAAAACCGCCAACCGCCTCGGCGACGAGGAATCCCAACGCATCACGCTGCTTCACCTGGGCGGCAGCGACATCTACGACATCGCTGTTCCGGTCAAGGAGGGCATCTATCAGATCGGCAGCGTCCATGTGGGGTTGTATAAAAATCACATCGACCAGTTGATCTCAAAGCTGCGGACCACCTTCCTGGGGTTCATTTCGGTGGTCGTGATATTTTGCTTCCTCGTGAGCCTGCGTCTGGCGCGTTATATCACCCTGCCCATATCCAGACTGACCGATATTTCGGATGCCCTGAGCCGCGGCAGCCTCGAACTGAACATGGATTTGGGGCGGCGCATGGAGCGCCTCAGTCCGGGAAACGATGAAGTCTACCAACTGGCCCAATCCTTTCGAAACATGACCCAGCGCATCGTTCAATCCCAGTTGCAGCTCAAAGAGTCGGAGCAAAAATACCGTTCGTTGTTTGCCGGCGGGCCCAACCCGATTTTCGTCATCCATCAGAACACTTCGGTGATCATGGATGCCAACCCTGCGGCACTGGATCTATACGGCTATCGCCGGGATGAACTGATCGGCCAACCCTTCACCATGCTGGGACCTTTTACCTTCAAGGACAGCGGCACACCGGCCGATCAGAAGCCAGGAACGTCGGAAACCATTGTCGTGAGCGCCAAGGAGCGTTTTCTCAAGAAAGGATCGATTCCGATCTTCGTCCATGTTCAGGCCTGCCCGGTGCGCTACGCCGAGCAGCAGGCCCTTATCGTGGCCACCACGGACATCACGGCCATGGTGGAGAAGGACAACTTGCTGATCCAGTTCAGCAAACTTAAAACCCTGGGGGAAATGTCGGCCGGTATCGCCCATGAGATCAACCAACCGTTGAATGCCATCAAGATGGGCAGTGAGTATTTGCAGATGGTCATTCAAACCGGGCGCCAGGTCCACGAGCAGGACCTGGAGGTGGTCACTGCGGAGATCAGTAGCCAGGTGGACCGGGCGGAGGACATCATTACCCGCCTGCGCGATTTTGGGAGGAAATCCGATTTTTCCCGTGAACGGGTCGCACTGAACCAGCCGGTGAACAGCGTGCTCAAGATTCTGGGACGCCAACTGGCGCTGCAAAACATCGCCATCGAACTGGATCTGGCCGATCCATCACCGGTGATCCTGGCCCAATCCAACCGGATCGAGCAGGTGGTCTTCAACCTGTTGACCAATGCCCGCGACGCCATCAACCAGAAGACCGAGTTGGCGCCCGCTGCCGAGCGCCGCATTGCCATCCGAACCTGTCGGGATGCCCATTGGGCGATCGTGACCGTCACGGACAGCGGGGTCGGCATCCCGGAATCCGATCAACAGCGAATCTACGAAGCGTTTTTCACCACCAAGGAGATGGGCGAGGGCATGGGCTTGGGACTTTCCATCTCATACGGCATCGTGGAGGATTATGGCGGAAAAATAGAGGTGTTCAGCGAAGAGAACCTCGGCACTACCTTCAAGCTCGCCTTTCCGCCGGCAGGCCAAGAGTGAGGTGATCGCGTCAGCACGTTTGTCGCGTTCGGGTGGGTGGAATTCATGTTACCCGATGTTGACCCAGACCGGTGTCCTGTCCAGATATCCGTCCTCACGGGCGCGCATGTCCAGATGCGCGGTGATGGCGGCCTCGAGAAACGGATGAAACGGACGCAGGAGCTGCCGCAGATCGATGGACTTGAGATAGCTCTTGCACTTCTGGCAGGTGTGCACG from Desulfatitalea tepidiphila carries:
- a CDS encoding ATP-binding protein, whose protein sequence is MVERLIARLRDSSLKNKIFISTTLVILLISVFIALFTRWILISSLTSELQQRGLGIASSIAESARSYILTKDIPQLTSLIIDARLGERRLLVAYVFVSDKQDNVLAHTFMSPFQPELKTANRLGDEESQRITLLHLGGSDIYDIAVPVKEGIYQIGSVHVGLYKNHIDQLISKLRTTFLGFISVVVIFCFLVSLRLARYITLPISRLTDISDALSRGSLELNMDLGRRMERLSPGNDEVYQLAQSFRNMTQRIVQSQLQLKESEQKYRSLFAGGPNPIFVIHQNTSVIMDANPAALDLYGYRRDELIGQPFTMLGPFTFKDSGTPADQKPGTSETIVVSAKERFLKKGSIPIFVHVQACPVRYAEQQALIVATTDITAMVEKDNLLIQFSKLKTLGEMSAGIAHEINQPLNAIKMGSEYLQMVIQTGRQVHEQDLEVVTAEISSQVDRAEDIITRLRDFGRKSDFSRERVALNQPVNSVLKILGRQLALQNIAIELDLADPSPVILAQSNRIEQVVFNLLTNARDAINQKTELAPAAERRIAIRTCRDAHWAIVTVTDSGVGIPESDQQRIYEAFFTTKEMGEGMGLGLSISYGIVEDYGGKIEVFSEENLGTTFKLAFPPAGQE